The Coffea arabica cultivar ET-39 chromosome 1e, Coffea Arabica ET-39 HiFi, whole genome shotgun sequence genome has a window encoding:
- the LOC113724946 gene encoding protein neprosin-like, with translation MKLFYFFILLSLMNLCDASSKKIQVRKTLSSSKKIPVKSIKSPDGDIIDCINIYHQPAFNHPLLKNHTILMRPSFQPRKGPIGGGELFQSNAHGQEDKKPIAQLWQLGGRCPEGTIPIRRNQKARYAKKKHRNFPQLAGFSNHEYAYASVQSNKYLGAKATINLWQPQVQGSGEFSLAQIWVVAGDNSGLNTVEAGWMVYPSHFGDSNTRLFTYWTRDRYQSTGCYNLDCPGFVHTSNSIALDVALSPVSTYHGAQHEIILQIFKDPKQNVWWLQHGNDDVIGYWPASLFTDLADSASLIEWGGEIINDAQDGQHTTTQMGSGHFAEEGYKGASYFKNLQVVDQSNTLVPPGDIKPVARKPDCYNIVPGKSDDAGDYFYFGGPGRNPKCP, from the exons ATGAAgctattttatttcttcattttattatcCTTGATGAATTTATGTGATGCCTCAAGCAAGAAGATTCAGGTCAGGAAAACGTTGAGCAGTTCAAAGAAGATCCCTGTCAAGTCCATCAAG AGCCCTGATGGTGATATTATTGATTGTATCAACATTTATCATCAACCAGCATTTAATCATCCTTTGCTCAAAAATCATACCATTTTG ATGAGGCCTAGTTTCCAGCCTCGGAAAGGACCAATTGGTGGGGGTGAACTATTCCAATCCAATGCTCATGGCCAAGAGGATAAAAAACCAATTGCTCAGTTATGGCAGTTGGGTGGGAGATGCCCTGAAGGAACTATTCCTATTAGAAGAAACCAGAAAGCAAGATACGCAAAGAAGAAGCACAGAAACTTTCCCCAGCTCGCTGGCTTTTCCAATCACGAG TATGCATATGCATCTGTCCAGAGTAACAAGTATTTGGGAGCAAAGGCAACAATAAACCTTTGGCAACCCCAGGTTCAGGGCAGTGGTGAATTTAGCTTGGCTCAAATATGGGTTGTTGCAGGTGATAATTCAGGTCTAAACACCGTTGAAGCTGGTTGGATG gtATATCCAAGTCACTTTGGAGATAGCAACACAAGACTTTTCACTTACTGGACC cGTGATCGCTATCAATCCACTGGGTGCTACAACTTGGACTGCCCTGGCTTTGTTCATACCAGTAATTCAATTGCATTAGATGTTGCCCTTTCACCAGTTTCTACCTATCATGGTGCTCAACATGAAATCATCCTACAAATCTTTAAG GACCCAAAGCAAAATGTGTGGTGGCTACAACACGGGAATGACgatgtaattggttattggcCTGCTTCCTTATTTACAGACCTAGCAGACAGTGCTTCACTAATTGAATGGGGTGGAGAGATAATAAATGATGCTCAAGATGGGCAACACACCACAACTCAAATGGGCAGTGGCCATTTTGCTGAAGAAGGGTATAAAGGGGCAAGTTACTTCAAGAATCTTCAAGTAGTTGATCAATCCAACACCTTAGTCCCTCCTGGTGATATCAAACCTGTAGCTAGAAAGCCGGATTGCTACAACATAGTACCTGGAAAGAGTGATGATGCGGGAGATTACTTTTACTTTGGTGGACCAGGAAGAAATCCTAAGTGTCCATGA
- the LOC140004458 gene encoding protein neprosin-like, translated as MSLCDASNKTPIKSIKSPDGDIIDCIHIYDQPAFDHPLLKNHTILMRPSFHPSSELLNAHGQENTNSITQSWQLSGKCPDNTIPILRNQNARKTKKYVMKQNETVSQSSSDDDMKSLDPYTHEHAIAYVQGDKYRGAKATINVWQPYVQNRIEFSLSQIWVVGGHDSTINTIEAGWTVDPSVFGDNKPRLFTYWTNFCLHKFESIKRRDGSGGSGEGSITARQQFRSEVVGLGIGATVLNSSLYIVDRGQRAVLFDRFHGVIDDTIGEGTHFLIP; from the exons ATGAGTTTATGTGATGCTTCAAACAAGACCCCCATCAAGTCCATCAAG AGCCCAGATGGTGATATCATTGACTGTATTCATATTTATGATCAACCAGCATTTGACCATCCTTTGCTGAAAAATCATACCATTCTG ATGAGGCCTAGTTTTCATCCAAGCTCAGAGCTACTCAATGCTCATGGCCAAGAGAATACAAATTCAATTACTCAGTCATGGCAGTTGAGTGGGAAATGCCCGGATAATACTATTCCTATTTTGAGAAaccaaaatgcaagaaaaaccAAGAAATATGTGATGAAGCAGAACGAAACTGTTTCCCAGTCTTCTTCAGATGATGATATGAAGTCTCTTGACCCGTACACTCATGAG CATGCAATTGCATATGTTCAAGGTGACAAGTATCGTGGAGCAAAGGCAACAATAAACGTTTGGCAACCCTACGTTCAGAACAGAATTGAATTTAGCTTATCTCAGATTTGGGTTGTTGGAGGTCATGATTCGACTATCAACACCATTGAAGCTGGTTGGACG GTAGACCCTAGTGTATTTGGAGATAACAAACCAAGACTTTTCACTTATTGGACT AACTTCTGCTTACATAAGTTTGAATCTATAAAAAGGAGGGATGGGTCGGGTGGTTCAGGAGAAGGGAGTATAA CAGCCAGGCAGCAGTTTCGTTCCGAGGTAGTTGGTTTGGGTATCGGCGCCACCGTCCTCAACTCCTCCCTCTACATTGTCGACAGAGGGCAGCGGGCTGTCCTCTTCGACCGGTTTCACGGTGTCATCGATGACACCATTGGAGAGGGTACTCACTTCCTCATCCCCTAG